One Sphingobacteruim zhuxiongii DNA window includes the following coding sequences:
- a CDS encoding regulatory protein RecX, with protein MEYESEKGKVYTPLQAKRKAESYCAYQERAQQEVRDKLYSWGLHSADVEQVISELISDNFLNEERFAKAFVSGKFRIKAWGKIKIIQHLKAKRVSKPLIQIALREIDLDEYKDKLEELIKKKIDKPISSLNLNEKAKLIRYLQSKGYESDLIFSKFKE; from the coding sequence ATGGAATACGAATCGGAGAAAGGGAAGGTTTATACACCCTTGCAAGCTAAACGCAAGGCAGAGAGTTATTGTGCTTACCAAGAGCGTGCACAGCAAGAAGTTCGCGACAAACTTTATAGTTGGGGATTGCATTCCGCCGATGTGGAACAAGTGATATCTGAATTAATATCCGACAACTTCCTCAACGAAGAGAGATTTGCGAAAGCCTTCGTCTCCGGGAAATTTAGAATCAAGGCCTGGGGTAAAATAAAGATCATCCAGCACCTTAAAGCGAAAAGAGTATCCAAACCATTGATACAAATTGCGCTTCGTGAGATAGATTTAGATGAATATAAAGATAAATTAGAAGAATTGATCAAAAAAAAGATCGACAAACCAATATCCTCTCTAAATCTTAATGAAAAAGCGAAATTAATTCGATACTTACAATCAAAAGGCTATGAAAGTGATTTGATTTTCTCAAAATTCAAAGAATAA
- a CDS encoding DUF6733 family protein: MRKFNQIKRITTVLGISLYSLSAFSQENNTTFSLGLTSDQFFGVAPSVSVDYQLNDKLAFTAYGIFWGTGTAAAWGNWTEFGVGINYALAEGVTINPNLGFTFGNLLSKGAADGQMGGIAGDGIVPNVFFNVNKPKFESEVYVGYYAPLRDEAPDDGSTLAYLHYWANAGYRVSSVFSVGGHFEHLRRTKDDVNGKLDYYQWLGPYVQFSVPKFNSFLRLAAGPELKNGLQKKDSFYKLSTGFSF, from the coding sequence ATGAGAAAATTCAACCAGATTAAACGAATTACAACAGTATTAGGCATTTCTCTTTATTCATTATCAGCTTTTTCACAAGAAAACAACACTACTTTTTCTTTAGGGCTTACATCAGATCAATTTTTTGGTGTTGCACCGAGTGTTTCTGTAGATTATCAGCTCAATGACAAGCTTGCTTTTACCGCATATGGTATTTTTTGGGGTACAGGCACAGCGGCAGCATGGGGAAACTGGACAGAATTTGGCGTTGGTATCAATTATGCACTGGCAGAAGGCGTAACAATCAATCCAAATCTAGGGTTCACATTCGGCAACTTGCTTTCCAAAGGAGCTGCTGACGGTCAAATGGGTGGTATTGCTGGTGATGGTATTGTCCCCAACGTATTTTTTAATGTCAACAAGCCGAAATTTGAGAGTGAAGTTTATGTTGGCTATTACGCCCCATTGCGCGATGAAGCCCCTGATGATGGATCCACACTGGCTTACTTACATTATTGGGCAAATGCAGGATATCGCGTAAGCTCTGTATTCTCTGTCGGCGGACATTTTGAACACCTACGCAGAACAAAAGACGATGTCAATGGGAAATTAGACTATTACCAATGGTTAGGTCCCTATGTACAGTTCTCCGTTCCAAAATTTAATAGCTTCCTACGATTAGCAGCAGGTCCTGAACTAAAGAATGGTCTTCAAAAAAAGGATAGTTTCTATAAATTATCTACCGGATTCTCCTTTTAG
- a CDS encoding transposase: MFKHPSRWSESQKHRAELLFLRFPKLKQAYDLGIALGDIFNKCKDKKVAFTKLGLWNNQVENAGIASFESVAKSIAAHHQYILHYFDNRSTNASAESFNAKLKAFRSVFRGVRDTTFFLYRVMKLYA; encoded by the coding sequence TTGTTCAAGCATCCAAGCCGATGGTCGGAAAGCCAGAAACATCGTGCTGAATTATTATTCCTGCGGTTCCCCAAGCTAAAACAGGCTTATGATCTTGGAATTGCCTTAGGGGACATCTTCAACAAATGCAAGGACAAAAAGGTAGCATTTACCAAACTAGGCCTATGGAACAATCAGGTTGAGAATGCGGGTATTGCTTCCTTTGAGAGCGTGGCAAAATCCATTGCAGCGCATCATCAATACATCCTACACTACTTCGACAATAGAAGTACCAATGCTTCCGCAGAATCCTTCAATGCAAAACTCAAAGCTTTCAGAAGCGTCTTCCGTGGCGTAAGGGACACAACATTCTTCCTGTACAGAGTGATGAAATTGTATGCTTAA
- a CDS encoding ISAon1 family transposase gives MDGKQLQDQYKNHLSDFHDWDQKPHAESWTLFPENISEHLSIDETSFSNGELYTIVSSKSAKGRKGTILATIKGTKAEDIMAVLERIPLRSRNKVKEVTMDMAPNMAKAIRRCFRNARRVVDRFHVQKLAYDAVQELRIKYRWEVLDAESKKIMESRKRGIPYEPELLPNGDTLKQLLARSNTYCSSIQADGRKARNIVLNYYSCGSPS, from the coding sequence ATGGACGGCAAACAACTACAGGATCAATACAAGAACCACCTCAGTGATTTCCATGATTGGGACCAAAAGCCTCATGCCGAGAGCTGGACATTGTTCCCTGAAAACATATCGGAACACCTGAGCATTGATGAGACCAGCTTCAGCAACGGTGAATTATATACCATTGTTAGCAGTAAATCGGCAAAAGGGCGTAAAGGAACGATTTTAGCAACTATAAAGGGTACCAAGGCTGAGGATATCATGGCTGTTCTCGAGCGAATACCCTTGCGCTCGAGGAATAAGGTAAAGGAGGTGACCATGGATATGGCTCCCAACATGGCCAAGGCAATCCGTAGATGTTTCAGAAATGCCAGACGTGTGGTCGATCGGTTCCATGTCCAAAAGTTAGCTTACGATGCCGTGCAGGAACTCCGTATCAAGTATCGTTGGGAAGTCTTGGATGCAGAAAGCAAGAAAATAATGGAATCACGAAAGCGAGGGATCCCGTATGAACCGGAATTGTTGCCAAATGGTGATACGCTCAAACAGCTGTTGGCTAGATCCAACACCTATTGTTCAAGCATCCAAGCCGATGGTCGGAAAGCCAGAAACATCGTGCTGAATTATTATTCCTGCGGTTCCCCAAGCTAA
- a CDS encoding ISAon1 family transposase N-terminal region protein, which translates to MQEAERKLLSLLMPEGLLEYFQILEVDQVDNQLHIYLDELNIAPTGYEHSKLESKGFMPSTEISDFPIRGQKVTLHIRRRRWTVLDTGDIITRDWNLVREGARMTTEFGLFLKKIFG; encoded by the coding sequence TTGCAAGAAGCCGAACGTAAATTACTATCCTTATTGATGCCCGAAGGGCTTTTGGAATACTTCCAGATTTTAGAAGTCGATCAGGTCGACAATCAACTCCATATTTATTTAGATGAACTTAATATTGCTCCGACAGGCTATGAGCACAGCAAGTTGGAGTCAAAGGGTTTTATGCCTTCTACTGAAATTTCAGACTTTCCCATTCGAGGCCAGAAAGTTACGCTACATATCCGCCGTCGTCGATGGACGGTACTGGATACCGGAGATATCATCACAAGAGATTGGAACCTAGTGCGTGAGGGCGCTCGAATGACTACGGAATTCGGGCTTTTTTTAAAGAAGATATTTGGATAG